The Drosophila yakuba strain Tai18E2 chromosome X, Prin_Dyak_Tai18E2_2.1, whole genome shotgun sequence DNA segment TGCAACTCAAGTTGACTCAAGTTGACATTTCCCCGCCGCCGGCCGCCCAATTAGAAACACATCAAAATCAGAGGGCCAACAATGGCCCTCCAATGCGTGGACTTGGAATTGCATTCATTAAAAGCcaataaaacgaaataaacCCATTGGCTTTCTATAGAAAATCCTAATTGGGCAACAAAACCAAAGAGggacaattaaaaaatgaaaagaaacaaagCCAGGCGAAATGTAAAGAATAATGAAACGAGTCGGAtcgaagaaaagaaaataaaccaaaccaaaataaataaataaatatacgcATATCAATTCGGGTTCTTGAATGCAAGCGGCATAGCAGCGGACAGTGCGCGCCAGCAATGTAAGGCACTAAGGCAAGTTCATAAAACTTTTATTCGATAACTAGTGGAAGTCCATGGAGCAGATGAATCTGCAttataaatttacatttttttgtttttcaccGATTCGATTCTTTCAACAGGGAAACACTTTTAGTTCCCTGGCTGCATTAATACAAATGGAAATCAAGGGAAACTgggaaaaacaaaggaaaagcgCACGGAAAACAGGAATAATTTCCATATTATTAACTTTAATTAATCTAGTTATGCTGAATTAGCTTAGAATTAAGCTTAGAATTAAGCTTGCCAGATTTCATTGGCAACTTggataacaaaatattttgtagttcAAATTGGGCCAATATTCGactttatttgtgtattttaattgacatttttgtattgccagaaaaatgtcaaattgGGGGAAAACTCTCAGCTAATCGACTGAGTTCAATTCCATTcactttaatttcaattaaataagaTGAACTGCAGGGAGATAAGTGCTTAGATGATTTATTTGGCGAAAGAAGAGCCGCAGCTGGGGGGAAAATGGCactggaaaatgggaaatgaatGGGCCAACGTTGACGGCAatgaatggaatggaaattCGCCTCGGACTCGGGCTCAAAAGCTGGCTAATTGAGCCTGAGAACAATCCCAAGTGGGCCAACGCTGAACGGTAAACGATGGCTATGGCTGGGTTGCAAGTCGCTCTTTGACAGCGAATATAAGTATATGATAAATCAATTGATGCCGGACCCTCGGGCCTCAgtcttttgcatttgctcCACCATGgtttttttctcctttatCTTTGAGTATCAGGTGTATGGTTATACCCAAGTCCAAACTCGACTCGGGAATGCTCTTTAAAACTTAAATCGCTGATATATTGTATTTGCGTAGCCCAGCAAAGGATCTACTTCGTTTTCAAGAAGATATATTCAGGATTCTATGCTGTTGCCTTTCCTACATCTCGTCAAGTGCCATTTGCCCATTTCTGTGGCCTGTGAGAGGGTAGCAGGCGAAACGAAATAGCCTTTACAACGATCTTTCCACAGAACTTTCAGTACGGATCGCAGATCACAATGATGGGGGGAGGTCCAAGGAGATGCACATATTTAAGCGCAAATACGACAGTTATTATTGTTAGCCAAGCAATTGCGGAGAATGCAATCAATTAATTGACAAACTGCGATGATCAGTGAAGAAGTAAGTGAGATCGGCGAAGGCCAAGGAGAgagaaaaaaactaaaggaaaGATATGTGGCTAAGCAGCGACGATCAACTTTTTATTGGCTTTGCTGCGAACCGCGATCGTTCTTCGATACTTGCACTGCgcaaaaaaattacaaacttGAAGTaaattaaacgaaatgaaatttaaagcGAGCGCTAGAATACTTAACTAAGCCATGTTATTTTATTCCAGTACAGCTATAAGTTTCTTTATTTCTACAAATTATATCCTTTCCTATTGAGTAGTAACACATTTGTAGTGTGCACACTTCAGCTTACTTTGTGGGTATTCGTGTCCGTGTGTGTTGGCTTTGTCTCGCTTTGAACACGTcgtaattgaaaaataaaagaaaatgcgCGAAAATCGCAAACGCATTTACTAGAAGACCCTCTCTTAGATTTTTTTGtcttctttcgtttttttttattatttttttgtacctTGGAGCGAAGCGTGCGAACAATTTGCTGTCCATTCGATCCGCCTTTTCTTTGAGGCTACCACACAGGTGGGGGGCTAAGGGAGGGGAAACCCGGAGGGGGTGAGCGGGAAAACTCGGTGCTGGGATTTCGCATTTGCATTCGTAATTTGTATGCGTGCAACGGCtgcgactgcaactgcacGAAATGAAAAACGTTGCGAGCTTTTGGCGCCTTTCGACTGGGACGTCGACATGGACACTTTGCCACCTGAGTCTGGCCAAAAGCCCCACCCCCCCCACCGCTCGGATGCCTGATAAAATTTCCTTATTAAATAACGGTCACAATCGATCGCTTGCCAAAATGTGCGCTTGCGAATTCTCTCATGACCAACCGAGGGGTCTGAAGCAGCTGAGAACTAGAAATTATCGCACCAATGCATTGCAATGATTGGCAACCAATCCAAAAGTTTCTTATCAAAAGTCCACATCCTGATTTTTCGCCCAGAAATTATCGgtattttgtttacaacaataaaagtattggtccaaatatagaaaGGCATACATCGTTGAATTCGTTATCAAATTTCCAACAAAGTGGCATTTCAGcctaaaaatgtaaaattttgacGATTTTTCGCAtgatttttttgaaaatcagTACAAAAGTGATAGGAATCGTAAGAGTTGGTAATAAGCTGCAAAAAACAGTGATTCCTTTAGATCTTTGATAGTTTTTCAGCAAGCTATGACAAAATCGcttataaaatatgaatattttttatctaCAGTAAAGAAGTTctgtaaattaatttacttgCTGTTTGGTATTCCGTTCCTTGATTGAACACTTTGCAAATGGCAAAGCTTTAAAGACTCGGCTTAAATCGCCGGCAGATAGACAACTTCATTAGAAAACGCGGGGGATATTTGCATGGAATATGTGCGGCAGAAGAGCGGTGAGcaggggggtggtggtggaaaATCAAGCTGGTAGCTGGTAGTCAGGGGCATCAAAAGCCCGCATCGATCACGAAACCACTTTTTGGACCAGTGCCAATGGCGACGGAGGAGTCACTAGTCACCAGTCACCAGTCACCTAGTCACTCGTCACCAAGTAAATTTGCGGCGCCTCTTTTTCCAGCGATTTTCCAGCTCGTAGCCCCTCCCCCGCCGACTGGCCACCCGCCCATGGACCCATGGACGTCTGGGTAACAGTAATTTGGTGTCTTTCTTGTTCTTGCGCGCCGGCAATCACACCTATGGGAATGTCTCTAACACATGTCCAAACGTCTATACCACGATCATTACCAGCTGGCAATGATCATGATCAGCGCAACGCGGTGGGATTCCAGCATGCACTTTGGACAACATATTAGAGATCCCATCCCATTCGATCCCAGACCATTcgatcccatcccatccccaACCTCATCCCAAGTCCTCTGGCCCGTCgcatcattaaaaatttattagtTGATTGGAAAATTATAATTCTTTGCCTTTACGCTTTAGCAGCGCTATGATTGTTACAAGTCCACCTCTTTTGCCATCTCATCTcatatttcctttttcctattttttttctgtgctgCTCGTTGTTTGTTGTATTTTCTTCTGCCgcacacaacaaacacaacaatcCCATTCGCAATTGTGCCCGCTGTTATGTAATAACTCGCCGTAACTGCCCTCTTATCGTCCGCCTGTGTCTGGTGTTGTTTCTATTTCTTATGGTCACATTTAAtaaatgactgactgactgactaactgactgactaaATGGatgactaactgactgacttaTGGCGCTGTTCTGATGGATGCACTGCACCGATCCCAGCCGAGCCGATCCAATCCGATGCCATCCTATCCAATCTGATCCTAGACCTAGACCCCACTGGTTCCCCACTCCCCCAACACACTGCACGTCGGAAAATCGCCttctttgctttgcttttgatCGGTGTGTTGCTTTTGATTGCATCTGGAAAAGTATACTCGACCAGATGGTAACTAAAGTTTTAAGTTTCAAAGTCAAGCATCATTAGAAAACACTTGCccaaataaaatgataattcTGCGAGTTGCGCAAAACAGAGGCACTTGCGGAAAACTCTCTCTACAGGATATCACCAGGTCGATGCAGCCATCGTTtagcattattttttatgcgctGGCTTCTCCACTTAGTTCCAGATGCGGAAATAAATGCACTTGAATTCCTCAACTTGTTACATAAATCGTAATTTTCTATAGACTTGTTCTATATCTAATGTATATTGCATTATTCGCTTCTCGTTGTTTCTTCTCCCagttgtttctgtttctgtgtcTGTTTGTTCACTGTTTTTTCttgttctttttattattattattattttatgaccGCTTATCTTGTGCGGAGTCatctgctggtgctgctgattTTCGCTACCGAAGCTCAGAAGCCACGAAGATTTGACCGCGCCAGGTTGAGTCAAGTCGACTTGGGGCAACTCAAGTCAGAATATATGAATGTCTGAATTTCTGGATGTCTGAATGTCTGGGTGTCTGAATGTCTGGGTGTCTGGATCGTATTCCCCCAAGTTCGTATACTTATTCTCGCGCACTTGAACTTCCTGCATGACCAAGGCCTCCGGGCGATCAGTAGATCATGTGAACTTTTATGGCCATCATCGGTCATCACTCATCGCTCATCGCTCGTCTTGGATGTAATTAGGCATCTTAGCGGTACAGTTCTCTCTCTTCTTATTCATTCTTCTTTTTTGCACTcgtgaaatgcaaataaaatagcGCACATTATTATATAAGTTGTGGGAATGATTTTGGCCTCTGTGCATTCGCATTTCTTGCTGCCATGTTCCAAGAGAAGAGTTCCGTGCACATGTGCACATCACTATACATGTTGCCAATGCTCTGGCCAGGCTTCgccaaatatttgtttaaccTGACCCCATTCTTGGGCTTTCGTATCCTATCGCAGCTCACATGCCTAAGCGTTTCTTAGAGACCTGCGAAATTCCACATGTGACAATTCAGCATTCAACAGATGCCTCGATGGCGAGATGGCAAGATGGCTCTGGCTCCAAATGGAATAGCAAAGTTGGCTAAAAGCCTGTCAATCGCCAAAGTTGCGTGGCAAACACGGAACACAATATTCTGATAACTTTCAACTTCGAGAAATAACTCAGCAACGTTAATTGAATGATGCAAAAGTATAGAAACCTTTCGCATTAATTTAGTTTCTTATAAGGCAAATGTAAGCTGTGAAATCACTAGAAGCTGAGCTACCTCAATTTTGTTCACTGCCTCGAATGGGTTTTGGGATAATGTCCTAAGTAGAGGCCCGAATCTCTGGCAAGCAATTAGCACGGCAAGGCCCAGAAGAAAGATCACCGCAAGACCGCGGTCTGTTTGGGGGGCACCAATTGCAATTGGAGAAAAAAAGGGGAAGAATTGACTGGGCTAGGATAGAAGCCGGGAGCCCAGAAGAAAGGGGCGAGGAGTGAAAGACTGACTGAGTGGAAGACAGACAGAAGCGGGATTTATCAGAGACAGAAGACTGAGCTTGCGAgcgatggagatggagaaaAGCAATTCTGCGGCTGACGGTTTTCGCAGAAAATTACAACTTGCGGGTAAACAAAGTCAACTGCCGGCAGTTGATGGTGCTGGTAGTGAAGCGGTGGAATTAAGGGGAAATTTAGGGGGGCGAGGACTGAAGCCACACGCCAAAAGCCAGCCCACAAGCCTCTGCCCCACAGCTCtctgcttttctgcttttcttttcttttcttttcttttgtatttttttgttacccatcgttgtttttcgtttttcgtttttcgttttccgCTGCCGGACTCCATGTGGAGTGGATGTTGCTGCGGATTTGGATGTGGGTGCGCAATTATGCCGCCAGAGCAACTGAGCAGCCATAAATTTTCTTATCAGCGCCGAGCCAGAAAGACAGGAGCGGTTTGGAGTGGCTTCAAAATGAGCCACATTAAGGTACTAGTGGGCTATTCCCATTCAGTCCACAGACACAGTTGGAAAAACCCAAGTAACAATTGTTTTATATCTTGAAAACTTGCAAACACACATTTTTGACCCGATCTACTCTACATACTTTGTAAAAGATGGATAGGGTGACGCTGATGGATACCAAGGCCGGCGAAACAAAGGAGTATTCGCTCGATGAGGAATTGAATCTGCTGCGCGACCTGGGCGACTGTCACAAGGCCAATCTGGCGGACATAGATATGATAGCGCGTACGACCGTCAAATGCCAATACACAATACCCCGGGCGTATTCGGCGGACAGTCAGAGGATAGCCACTTCCATGGAGCGACCACCATCGACACGTCCGTACGAGGAATCCGACTCACTGGAGGAGGAGATGGTCGCCCTGCCATGCGGAATGGTCGAGGGGGAAGTTACGACCGATGAGGAGACAAGAACGCTGAGCGCCATTGAGGGTCTGGACCAGATACTCAAGAGAATCGATATATTGCAGAGTCAGATCCGCAGGAGTCAGCAATTGGAGAATAGTACGCAGCAATCTGAACCGTCGGAGGATCGGATCTCGTGCAGTGGCCTGAATGCGAAGCAATCGGAGATTCGATGCATCCAACGTGCCCAGCACCACATCCAGTGCCAGATAACCGAGCTCCTGTGGCGCTACGATGCTTTCCGTAATATGCTGCGTAGCTTGATCCAAACGTGGACCTGTCTGGAGCGACGGATTGCCGTTATTCGGAACCAAAACCTCGTCCATTTGGCCTGGACGGAGGAGTGTGCCAACGATCTCAGCAACTGCCAGCACAGGCATCGCTCCTTGGCAGCCGTGAAGCTCACCAAAAAGATGGCCCTGCTCGTGACCAAGACGAACATGTCCAGTGGTTTTCGCTATAGCCGGCGATATCTTCGAAATGCCCTAATCGCTCGACATGTCAACGACTTTCGCTATGAGATCGCCGAGTTAAAGGTCTTAAGCGAGGAAATCTACACCGAAATCGATGGGCGACTGGACCAGATAAAGATGAAGGCTCAGCAATTCGGTGTCGTTATCTCAACCACGCCGCGCCAATCCAATTTGATCACCGATGAAACACTGATGAACACTCAGCCAACTGAGCTAACTGAGGGCATCGACGCGTTCACCGTTCCAAGGCGCTCCACCATCAAAGATTGATGGAAAAATGAACTTCAGAAGAAATCAAAGTCAGAGTTAGAGTTagaaaacaattaacaatggGAGCAAGTTTCAACGGAAAAATACGACAAGAGTAATCATACAATATTCAGTAGGAAATAGGATAGAAAATTTATTGAGTTGTCCACGAAAGACGGATTTCCATTGCTTGGCAAAAAAATGAAGGATTATGCCAAGTATtaaccacaaaaaataaatacaaaaatgtaaaattatcGAGTAACCGAGTTCGCAGGTAAAAGTGCGCTCCTGTACTGAGATGAAAAACAGTGCTAGTGGGAGGCAGCGGGTTGGCGgagtggaaaatgggaaatgaaagaaaagaaaaacaaaatgagcCACCAGCACATGGGTAGTACATCATTTCGTACTTTATCAGCAAAACAGGCAGCCGAGCAGCGCGCGCGTGGGCAGCTCCAGAGTGGAATTCCGATGCCGCCAACGCTTCCccaagcagcaacaaaagcagcaacaaaggcggcaacaaaagcggcagcagcagcaacaacaactgcaattgcaacttAATTGAGCCTTGTCTATGCAGTCTTAGCCAAAAGTAACTGCGGTTGCTGCTCCTCACTCTATCTTCTCCCTGTTGCATAGAtgatgtatatatgtacaaacacgtgtgcgtgtgtgtgtgtgtgtgagccatCTCATGTCGCCCGTTGCGAACTTGATGCCTCGCTGCCCCAGTGCCTTGATGCTCCACAGACGACcagacagcagcaacaacggcaatgGTAGCaaacacagcaacaacatcactcgcagcaacagcaacatcagcacagatacatatacatatatgtatgtacataaataccCACCATATAATAGCGTACTGAGGGCGTTGAGGCAGCAACATGCCATCCAGGGGCTCAGAGGCTCAGAGGGGGCGATGGGCTGATGGGCTGATGGTTTGCAGAATCAGCAAGCGAAGCCATCATCATGGCCACCACCAAAACCGACCGAAAATCAACTCCCCGGCAGCTATTGAACAGTGGGCCATGCATAATACTAATAAGTTAAGAAATACTTTGGACATTGTGTTCAGAGGTGGTAAGGACTCTCTTTGCTTACTACAAGTAGTACTAG contains these protein-coding regions:
- the LOC6524183 gene encoding uncharacterized protein LOC6524183, coding for MDRVTLMDTKAGETKEYSLDEELNLLRDLGDCHKANLADIDMIARTTVKCQYTIPRAYSADSQRIATSMERPPSTRPYEESDSLEEEMVALPCGMVEGEVTTDEETRTLSAIEGLDQILKRIDILQSQIRRSQQLENSTQQSEPSEDRISCSGLNAKQSEIRCIQRAQHHIQCQITELLWRYDAFRNMLRSLIQTWTCLERRIAVIRNQNLVHLAWTEECANDLSNCQHRHRSLAAVKLTKKMALLVTKTNMSSGFRYSRRYLRNALIARHVNDFRYEIAELKVLSEEIYTEIDGRLDQIKMKAQQFGVVISTTPRQSNLITDETLMNTQPTELTEGIDAFTVPRRSTIKD